Proteins co-encoded in one Campylobacter concisus genomic window:
- a CDS encoding TniB family NTP-binding protein: MENQHLIQQAQDALLLTDEERIAFMLNEKWFLYPIAKEILKELEFHLKHPKKNRMKGRLIVGGTNNGKTSIVNKFIRSHMPYDDENVKITPVVAVSAPESSNPSDLYGSILHKLGVPYKNTDRATKKKEKVEGIFLLCRTNMLIIDEIHNIIVAPVQKQKAFMVALKNLSNELMIPIILVGTADALHAINTDSQISNRFPPLVVPKWKYDRSFLSLLASIEKTLPLRKQSNMATSKEISNYILDYSEGYIGEIIDLINLAAQYAIEQKIESITMETLKKSNFVRPSMRKNITDFIEI; encoded by the coding sequence ATGGAAAACCAACATTTAATTCAACAAGCACAAGATGCATTATTGCTTACAGATGAAGAAAGAATTGCTTTTATGTTAAACGAGAAGTGGTTTTTATACCCAATTGCCAAAGAAATTCTAAAAGAATTAGAATTTCATCTTAAGCATCCTAAAAAAAATAGAATGAAAGGCAGGCTTATTGTTGGCGGAACCAACAACGGAAAAACGTCTATCGTAAATAAATTTATTAGAAGCCATATGCCATATGATGATGAAAATGTCAAAATAACGCCAGTAGTAGCGGTGAGTGCGCCCGAAAGTTCCAATCCATCAGACCTATATGGAAGTATTTTACACAAGCTAGGGGTACCATATAAAAACACAGACAGAGCTACAAAAAAGAAAGAAAAGGTTGAGGGAATATTTTTACTATGTCGCACTAATATGCTTATAATCGATGAAATACACAATATTATAGTGGCACCCGTACAAAAACAAAAAGCCTTTATGGTGGCATTAAAAAATCTTAGCAACGAGTTAATGATACCCATCATATTGGTAGGCACTGCCGATGCACTACATGCTATAAATACAGATTCGCAAATAAGTAATCGATTTCCGCCACTGGTTGTACCAAAATGGAAATACGATAGATCTTTTTTATCCTTACTGGCAAGCATAGAAAAAACTCTCCCTCTAAGAAAACAATCAAATATGGCCACCTCAAAAGAGATATCAAATTATATTTTAGACTACTCTGAAGGGTATATAGGAGAAATTATAGATTTAATAAACTTAGCTGCTCAATATGCCATAGAACAAAAAATTGAAAGCATTACCATGGAAACACT